Proteins found in one Plasmodium malariae genome assembly, chromosome: 13 genomic segment:
- the MSH2-1 gene encoding DNA mismatch repair protein MSH2, putative has product MENNEMSELNEEQILCLYIDTKRYQKTLGVCFYNYLKYEFLMTEFIDNGYFTALESLFIQKRPYKCFFNSTNDLVDDERLLNLFNICNIQAIALDKRKYDVTNLKEELKLIIPQNDDVRNYDKHLELENASKCLMVLINYLKVKENQDIHYQCTINIHNMDLYMRLDKAAICALNILPNKKNLNSYNNNTSLLKFLDKCNTSIGSKKLASWLTQPLTSTVEINKRLNIVETFIKEDELRNSIFCNYLKRIPELDKLNHYLKEINQNNEIRVNSKYNEEMILKDVVKLYYAILDFKQIYFCLASIEERHKETFREILVNPLHEVLNKFSKLLDMIEMTIDLKEIEENKEYLISKNFDAELEEISNEKNALIKKIKNHKEDVERDLFSDKCDRRYKRTNREDIRLVDCNTNVFLFRVPKKDCALVQQQKKKYIAIRMNKNEFLFTTNTLKKLCNQYEHCLNIYNTLQLEIVKKTICAVSTYTPVIEKFMDIVSTLDVLISFSVVCYNSPFPYVRPAVIENGQNVIMKRSRHPLLELQHNLTNFIPNDIHMNREKSRLIVVTGPNMGGKSTYIRQTAIICVLAQIGMFVPCDFCEVPIFSQVMCRVGASDFQLKGISTFLSEMIEASAIVKNADKNSFIIVDELGRGTSTYEGLGISWSIAKYILDNIKCFCLFATHFHEISNIAYQCAGVINRHVETTIDQKQKKICFLYEIKDGASNKSYGVNVAEIAKLPKDVIQKAYEKVEELESAENKYYLKEKLNIDVLSTFSENYKNKISNYMKIKEDINYLFSSNSESEFMERFMSKKNYFKELVI; this is encoded by the coding sequence atggagaATAATGAAATGTCTGAATTAAATGAAGAGCAAAtattatgcttatatatagataCTAAGAGGTATCAGAAAACACTGGGTGtgtgtttttataattatctaaaatatgaatttttaatgACTGAATTTATTGATAATGGTTATTTTACGGCCCTAGaatcattatttatacaaaaaagaccatataaatgtttttttaatagtacGAATGATTTAGTTGATGATGAAAgacttttaaatttatttaatatttgtaaCATACAAGCAATTGCACTGGACAAAAGAAAGTATGATGTgacaaatttaaaagaagaattaaaacTAATTATACCTCAAAATGATGATGTTCGAAATTATGATAAGCATTTGGAATTAGAAAATGCAAGTAAATGCTTAATGGTTTTAATCAATTATTTGAAAGTTAAGGAGAATCAAGACATACATTATCAGTGTACAATTAACATACATAACATGGATTTATATATGCGATTAGATAAAGCTGCTATTTGTGCATTAAATATACttccaaataaaaaaaatttgaatagttataataataatacgaGTTTATTGAAATTTTTGGATAAATGTAATACATCTATTGGATCGAAAAAGTTAGCATCTTGGTTAACTCAACCACTGACAAGTACTGTTGAAATTAACAAAAGGTTGAATATTGTTGAAACGTTTATAAAAGAAGATGAATTGCGTAAtagtattttttgtaattatttaaaaaggataCCAGAATTAGATAAATTAAATCATTATTTAAAGGAAATTAatcaaaataatgaaattcgAGTGAATTCtaaatataatgaagaaaTGATACTAAAAGATGTTGTAAAACTATATTACGCTATTTTAgattttaaacaaatatatttttgtttagcATCTATTGAAGAAAGACATAAAGAAACATTTAGAGAAATACTTGTAAATCCTCTACATGAAGTATTAAATAAGTTTTCCAAGTTATTAGATATGATTGAAATGACCATtgatttaaaagaaattgaagaaaacaaagaatatttaatttctaaaaattttgatGCAGAACTAGAAGAAATAtctaatgaaaaaaatgcattaataaaaaaaattaaaaatcatAAAGAAGATGTTGAGAGAGATTTATTTTCTGATAAATGTGACAGACGTTACAAGAGGACAAACAGAGAAGATATAAGGTTGGTAGATTGTAATactaatgtatttttatttagagTACCTAAAAAAGATTGTGCATTAGTTCAacaacagaaaaaaaagtatatagcTATACgtatgaataaaaatgaatttttgtttactacgaatactttaaaaaaattatgtaatcaGTATGAACattgtttaaatatttataatactttACAGTtagaaatagtaaaaaaaaccATCTGTGCTGTTTCAACTTATACACCAGtaattgaaaaatttatgGATATAGTATCAACGTTAGATGTGTTGATATCTTTTTCCGTTGTTTGTTACAATTCACCCTTTCCATATGTTAGACCAGCTGTAATAGAGAATGGTCAAAATGTAATTATGAAAAGGTCGAGACACCCTTTGCTAGAATTACAACATAATTTAACTAACTTTATACCAAATGATATTCATATGAATAGAGAAAAAAGTAGGCTCATAGTAGTTACAGGACCAAATATGGGAGGAAAAAGTACATACATCAGACAAACAGctattatatgtgtattagCTCAAATAGGTATGTTTGTGCCATGTGATTTTTGTGAAGTTCCTATTTTTAGTCAAGTTATGTGTAGAGTAGGTGCTTCTGATTTTCAGTTAAAAGGAATTTCAACATTTTTGTCAGAAATGATAGAAGCATCAGCAATTGTTAAGAATGCTGacaaaaattcttttattattgttgaCGAATTAGGTAGAGGAACATCTACATATGAAGGGTTAGGTATAAGTTGGTCTAttgcaaaatatattttagataatataaaatgcttCTGTTTATTTGCTACTCATTTTCACGAAATTTCAAATATTGCTTACCAATGTGCAGGTGTTATAAATAGACATGTGGAAACTACAATTGACcagaaacagaaaaaaatttgctttttatatgaaattaaaGATGGAGCATCCAATAAAAGTTACGGTGTAAATGTTGCTGAAATAGCTAAATTACCAAAAGATGTTATTCAAAAAGCATATGAAAAAGTAGAAGAATTGGAATCGGcagaaaacaaatattatttaaaagaaaaattaaacattGATGTTTTATCAACTTTTagtgaaaattataaaaataaaatttcaaattACATGAAAATTAAAGAGGATATTAATTACTTATTTTCGTCTAACAGTGAGAGTGAATTCATGGAACGCTTTATgtccaaaaaaaattattttaaggaGTTGGTTAtctaa